In the genome of Gemmatimonadota bacterium, one region contains:
- a CDS encoding ABC transporter permease subunit, translating to MNTMMKVLKYQARDAIRSRWLIAYALFFLVVTDALLRFSGDPVKAQLSLVSIVLFVVPLVAIVFGTVYLYNAREFVELILAQPVDRRQTYCGLYLGLTLPLIVTFVVGLALPFALNGLDALAWGRLAALLVAGTVLTCVFTAIATSIAVKCEDRLRGLGAAIGVWLLVTIVYDGFVLLVLAVLSDYPLERATLGLMMANPIDIARVGLLLRFDGAAMMGYTGAVFLKFFSGSSGMVVATLALTAWIIAPIAFGVRVFQRKDF from the coding sequence ATGAACACCATGATGAAGGTTCTCAAGTATCAGGCGAGAGACGCCATCCGCAGTCGGTGGTTGATTGCCTATGCGCTGTTCTTCCTGGTGGTGACCGACGCGCTGCTGCGCTTCAGTGGCGATCCGGTAAAGGCTCAGCTGAGCCTCGTGAGTATCGTCCTCTTCGTCGTTCCGCTGGTCGCCATCGTGTTTGGAACCGTATACCTCTACAACGCACGGGAGTTCGTCGAGCTGATTCTCGCACAGCCTGTCGATCGTCGTCAGACGTACTGCGGCCTCTATCTCGGCCTCACACTTCCGCTGATCGTAACCTTTGTCGTCGGTCTTGCGCTGCCATTCGCCTTGAACGGACTCGACGCGTTGGCCTGGGGCAGGCTCGCAGCGCTCCTCGTTGCCGGAACCGTCCTGACGTGTGTATTCACAGCAATCGCGACGTCGATCGCCGTGAAGTGCGAGGACCGGCTGCGCGGCCTCGGAGCCGCGATCGGAGTGTGGCTGCTCGTTACCATCGTGTACGACGGATTCGTGTTGCTGGTACTGGCGGTGCTATCGGATTATCCGCTGGAGCGTGCGACGCTCGGACTGATGATGGCCAACCCGATCGACATCGCACGGGTCGGCCTGCTGCTGAGATTCGACGGGGCCGCGATGATGGGTTACACCGGCGCCGTATTCCTCAAGTTCTTCAGTGGCTCGTCTGGAATGGTCGTCGCCACGCTTGCGCTGACGGCCTGGATCATCGCACCGATCGCGTTCGGGGTGCGCGTGTTCCAGAGGAAGGACTTCTGA
- a CDS encoding DUF2249 domain-containing protein: protein MELDVRVIPPRDKHPTIFRAFEGLKKGESMILINDHDPRPLRYQLEAEHPGTFEWTYQAQGPEIWRVQIARK, encoded by the coding sequence ATAGAGCTCGACGTTCGCGTCATTCCTCCGCGCGACAAGCATCCCACCATCTTCCGCGCGTTCGAGGGTCTCAAGAAAGGGGAGTCGATGATTCTCATCAACGACCACGATCCGCGTCCGCTTCGGTATCAGCTCGAAGCGGAGCATCCCGGTACTTTCGAGTGGACGTATCAGGCACAGGGACCGGAAATCTGGCGCGTGCAGATTGCCCGGAAGTGA
- a CDS encoding nitronate monooxygenase → MTTVPRNIMLPTIIQGGMGVGVSNWPLARAVARAGHLGVVSGTALDTVFVRRLQDGDPGGHIRRAIEHFPIAHVGEDALKRYFLPNGRAAAQPYKMLPMYKQHVSVARQQVTMLANFVEVYLAREGHDGLVGVNLLAKVQLPNLASLCGAMLAGVDYVLMGAGIPREIPGVLDALSEHRTASMKFDVEGMPAGESEILSFDPAAHGVDQSMPMKRPKFIAIVAATSLAATLARKANGRVDGFVVEGPTAGGHNAPPRGEQKLNERGEPIYGERDVVDIARIAELGLPFWIAGGAGSPKALVDALVAGAAGVQVGTLFAYCEESGIAESLKKEVLAHAALGDLDVVTDPRASPTGYPFKVVRWVGDNADGPRRERKCDLGYLRTAYRDADGRIGYRCPAEPVDAYVKKGGALADTEGRECLCNGLTANIGQAQVRGGGIEEPPLLTSGDDLLGIQNFLGTRTTYTASDVIDYLMGR, encoded by the coding sequence ATGACTACCGTACCGCGCAACATCATGCTTCCGACCATCATTCAGGGTGGAATGGGAGTCGGTGTTTCAAACTGGCCTCTGGCGCGCGCCGTTGCGCGCGCCGGTCATCTTGGCGTCGTTTCGGGAACTGCGCTCGATACGGTTTTCGTGCGCCGACTCCAGGACGGCGATCCGGGTGGACACATACGGCGAGCGATCGAGCATTTTCCGATCGCCCACGTCGGTGAGGATGCGCTCAAGCGCTACTTCCTTCCGAATGGTCGCGCAGCAGCTCAGCCGTACAAGATGCTTCCGATGTACAAGCAACACGTCAGCGTCGCGCGCCAGCAGGTCACGATGCTCGCGAATTTCGTCGAAGTGTATCTGGCCAGGGAAGGCCACGACGGATTGGTCGGCGTCAATCTTCTCGCCAAGGTACAGCTGCCAAATCTGGCGTCGCTGTGCGGTGCAATGCTCGCTGGCGTGGATTACGTGTTGATGGGCGCTGGAATCCCACGTGAGATCCCCGGCGTGCTGGACGCGCTCTCCGAGCATCGCACTGCATCGATGAAATTCGACGTCGAGGGAATGCCGGCCGGGGAGTCCGAAATTCTCAGTTTCGATCCCGCGGCTCATGGTGTCGACCAGTCGATGCCGATGAAGCGGCCGAAATTCATCGCCATCGTGGCGGCGACGTCGCTTGCAGCCACGCTTGCCAGAAAGGCGAACGGCCGCGTGGATGGTTTCGTGGTGGAAGGTCCGACCGCAGGTGGCCACAACGCGCCACCGAGAGGTGAACAGAAGCTGAACGAGCGGGGCGAGCCGATCTATGGAGAGCGCGACGTCGTCGACATCGCACGCATCGCCGAGCTCGGTCTGCCGTTCTGGATCGCGGGTGGCGCCGGATCACCGAAAGCACTCGTTGACGCGCTTGTCGCCGGTGCGGCCGGCGTTCAGGTCGGAACGCTATTCGCGTACTGCGAGGAATCTGGCATCGCTGAGTCGCTCAAGAAGGAAGTCCTGGCCCATGCAGCGCTGGGAGACCTGGATGTGGTGACGGATCCGCGTGCGTCGCCAACAGGATATCCCTTCAAGGTCGTGCGATGGGTCGGCGACAACGCCGACGGGCCGCGTCGTGAGCGTAAATGCGATCTCGGCTATCTGCGCACTGCCTATCGCGATGCGGATGGCCGCATTGGATATCGCTGTCCCGCCGAGCCGGTGGACGCGTACGTCAAGAAGGGCGGCGCGCTCGCGGACACAGAGGGTCGTGAATGTCTCTGCAACGGACTGACAGCGAACATCGGGCAGGCGCAGGTGCGAGGTGGCGGAATCGAGGAGCCGCCGCTGCTGACGAGCGGTGATGATCTGCTTGGTATTCAGAACTTCCTCGGCACGCGTACGACGTACACCGCGTCCGACGTCATCGATTACTTGATGGGTCGCTGA
- a CDS encoding FTR1 family protein, producing MRSQDTAARRLASIVSVAVSEYGLAVDKRGQLISAEEYAEVAGFLENASEVAGRLEGRDAPAASAALQELIDAVKQKRPPAALEQYRASLLSALGDAAALELPSAPLDTAVGRQIFTESCASCHGSRGLGDGPVARTLSTAVPAIGSAAGTPNLTPTLAYNVTSVGINGTAMPPFGESLTPQQRWEVVNYVYQLRGQPMPLPSQAAGAGAGASSTAASIVALLDSSLASARRGNAATASDGAFDAYLAFEPLETVVRAKDPRLVSLLERLFGEFRVAVRGGDTAAATRARNEIADTLPRAVALANGSDEGAVTMFWQSFIIILREGFEAILVVGAVVAFLIKTGNRKRLRSIWIGAALGVVASAITAVILKTALAAIPASSEIVEAVSLLVAVVVLFSVSYWLISKVEAHKWQKFIREKVSLALEQGSGGALMLIAFLAVYREGAETALFYQALFSQAHGAALPLTLGIVTGSVALGIVFVLFYRFGVKIPMRTFFAATSLLLYYMAFVFAGRGIRELQEGNVLPMTPLPHVPDISWLGVFPTVETTALQSVLLVLFAFAIVKTFVFTAAPDPSRK from the coding sequence ATGAGATCCCAGGATACGGCCGCCAGAAGGTTGGCGAGCATCGTATCGGTCGCAGTCTCCGAGTACGGGCTGGCGGTCGACAAGCGAGGCCAGCTTATCTCGGCGGAGGAGTACGCCGAGGTCGCCGGATTCCTGGAAAACGCCAGTGAGGTCGCGGGCCGATTGGAGGGACGGGACGCTCCGGCCGCCAGCGCGGCACTCCAGGAACTGATCGACGCCGTGAAGCAGAAACGACCGCCGGCGGCTCTGGAGCAATACCGGGCCTCGTTGCTTTCGGCCCTGGGCGATGCAGCTGCACTGGAGCTGCCGTCCGCACCACTCGATACCGCCGTCGGGCGACAGATTTTCACGGAAAGCTGCGCTTCGTGCCATGGCTCGCGCGGGCTCGGCGACGGACCCGTGGCGCGGACTCTGTCCACGGCTGTGCCGGCGATCGGAAGCGCGGCGGGCACCCCGAATCTGACTCCGACGCTTGCGTACAATGTGACGTCGGTCGGCATCAACGGCACCGCCATGCCGCCGTTCGGGGAATCGCTCACTCCTCAGCAGCGATGGGAGGTAGTGAACTATGTGTACCAGCTGCGCGGACAGCCGATGCCACTCCCGTCGCAGGCTGCCGGCGCTGGAGCCGGTGCCAGCAGCACCGCGGCCTCGATAGTCGCATTGCTTGACAGCTCGCTCGCATCGGCGAGGCGCGGAAACGCCGCCACGGCAAGCGACGGAGCGTTCGACGCGTATCTCGCCTTCGAGCCGCTCGAAACTGTCGTGCGCGCGAAGGACCCCCGACTGGTTTCATTGTTGGAGCGCTTGTTCGGCGAGTTCAGGGTCGCCGTGCGCGGCGGTGATACGGCTGCGGCGACTCGTGCTCGCAACGAGATCGCAGACACACTACCGCGCGCGGTGGCGCTCGCAAATGGAAGTGACGAAGGTGCCGTGACGATGTTCTGGCAATCGTTCATCATAATCCTCAGAGAAGGATTCGAAGCGATACTCGTTGTGGGTGCCGTAGTCGCGTTTCTCATCAAGACCGGAAACCGTAAACGGTTGCGCTCCATCTGGATCGGCGCGGCACTCGGTGTCGTCGCCAGCGCGATAACAGCGGTGATCCTCAAGACTGCGCTCGCCGCGATTCCAGCGAGCAGCGAAATCGTCGAAGCGGTATCGCTGCTGGTTGCAGTCGTGGTGCTCTTCTCCGTCAGCTACTGGCTGATCTCCAAGGTCGAAGCGCACAAATGGCAGAAGTTCATCAGAGAGAAGGTGTCGTTGGCGCTGGAGCAAGGTAGTGGCGGAGCATTGATGCTCATCGCATTCCTTGCGGTGTACCGCGAGGGCGCAGAGACAGCTCTCTTCTATCAGGCGCTGTTCAGTCAGGCACACGGCGCGGCGCTGCCGCTCACGCTGGGAATTGTCACAGGCTCCGTCGCGCTGGGCATCGTATTCGTGCTGTTCTACCGGTTCGGTGTAAAGATTCCGATGCGGACGTTCTTCGCGGCAACCAGCCTGCTGTTGTACTACATGGCGTTCGTGTTCGCGGGTCGCGGAATACGGGAATTGCAGGAGGGTAACGTGCTGCCGATGACGCCGTTGCCGCACGTACCCGACATTTCGTGGCTGGGAGTGTTCCCCACGGTCGAGACTACTGCCCTTCAGTCGGTGTTGCTCGTGCTGTTTGCATTCGCGATAGTCAAAACGTTCGTATTTACGGCGGCGCCAGATCCGTCGCGCAAGTGA
- a CDS encoding quinolinate phosphoribosyl transferase produces MSDHVVGSAARARVLHETLATQFPASLFQFDARMADGYYSDRYFVLTAKTISHAGLDPIVTMQVFAKQQGILAGVYEALRILQTQLAINPRTGVRYDFAELTIDTLVDGDVVVPWEPVMHITGPYLAFAHLETDYLGVIARRTLIATNVRRVIDAANGKPVIFMGARHDDWRVQTADGFAAKIGGIASVSTDANGAWWGGGGVGTMPHSMIASFGGDVVRATLQFARYCREAALNIDVVSLTDYHNDVIGDSLAVARAMRDEFGDGALWGVRVDTSEKLVDRSLEAQAMRFPERRLNGVCPELIVLLRSALDAEGFRYVRIGVSGGFHGRKIERFETDHVPVDFYGVGSSLLGHNNGDIDGLANNFDFTADVVRLDGNAESKVGREERGNARFIRVDHDRLERTTAAR; encoded by the coding sequence ATGAGCGATCATGTAGTTGGTTCTGCAGCCCGCGCGAGGGTTCTGCACGAAACGCTGGCGACACAGTTTCCAGCGTCATTGTTCCAGTTCGATGCGCGAATGGCGGACGGATACTACTCCGACCGCTATTTCGTTCTGACCGCGAAGACCATATCGCACGCCGGGCTCGATCCGATTGTCACCATGCAGGTGTTTGCAAAACAACAGGGGATCCTTGCTGGCGTTTACGAAGCGCTTCGAATACTGCAGACTCAGCTCGCGATCAATCCGCGTACCGGAGTTCGCTACGACTTCGCCGAGCTCACGATCGATACGCTCGTGGATGGCGACGTCGTCGTTCCGTGGGAGCCGGTCATGCACATCACCGGTCCCTACCTTGCGTTCGCGCATCTGGAAACCGATTACCTGGGCGTGATCGCAAGGCGCACATTGATCGCAACCAACGTGCGACGTGTCATCGACGCTGCCAACGGTAAGCCTGTCATCTTCATGGGTGCCCGGCACGACGACTGGCGCGTGCAGACCGCGGACGGATTCGCGGCGAAGATTGGTGGCATCGCCAGCGTCTCCACGGATGCGAATGGCGCGTGGTGGGGCGGTGGTGGCGTCGGCACGATGCCACACTCGATGATCGCGTCGTTTGGTGGCGACGTGGTGCGCGCGACACTTCAATTCGCACGATACTGTCGCGAAGCAGCGCTGAACATCGACGTCGTGAGTCTTACCGATTATCACAACGATGTGATCGGCGACTCGCTCGCAGTCGCGCGCGCAATGCGCGATGAGTTTGGCGACGGCGCGCTTTGGGGTGTGCGCGTCGATACGAGTGAGAAGCTCGTCGACAGGTCGCTCGAGGCGCAGGCGATGCGCTTTCCGGAACGACGGCTCAATGGAGTGTGCCCGGAGCTGATCGTTCTGCTGCGGTCGGCGCTCGATGCCGAAGGGTTCCGGTACGTCAGGATCGGCGTGTCCGGCGGATTCCACGGGCGGAAGATCGAGCGCTTCGAGACGGACCATGTTCCCGTGGACTTCTACGGGGTGGGGAGCTCCCTCCTTGGTCACAATAACGGTGATATCGACGGCCTCGCGAACAACTTCGACTTCACCGCGGACGTAGTTCGCCTCGATGGGAACGCCGAGAGCAAGGTGGGCAGGGAGGAACGCGGCAACGCGAGGTTCATACGGGTGGATCACGACCGGCTCGAGCGCACAACTGCCGCGCGATGA
- a CDS encoding DUF2249 domain-containing protein codes for MNTSITPVQASDKLQSLFERDERLIDVIASHSPQLAKLRHSPMRRIMARVTTVAQAARVCKMNVESLVNELNGVLGIGGASISASPVAATSDDSTPLPPFTSVVELDVRDELKKGGEPFSRIMAAVAGLGDDAVLHLRAPFEPVPLFGVMEKRGFGHKVEQHADDDWSVWFFRRKEPIEPSATAPATAPATAPATAPATASAPVAPRIVMSDSADNRVTARTEVWLDVRDLEPPEPLVRTLEALETLPVDSMLVQVNQRVPQFLLPILRERGFHFIIDEPETSEVQVRIWRNA; via the coding sequence ATGAATACGAGCATTACCCCTGTACAGGCGTCGGACAAGCTGCAGAGCCTGTTCGAGCGCGACGAGCGTTTGATCGACGTCATAGCGAGCCACTCACCGCAACTGGCGAAATTGCGTCATTCGCCGATGCGCCGGATAATGGCCCGTGTGACCACGGTGGCACAGGCAGCTCGCGTCTGCAAGATGAACGTCGAGTCTCTCGTAAACGAGCTCAACGGCGTACTCGGAATCGGAGGCGCAAGTATTTCCGCAAGTCCGGTCGCGGCAACATCGGACGATTCGACCCCCTTGCCCCCGTTCACATCCGTCGTCGAGCTGGACGTGCGCGATGAGCTCAAGAAGGGAGGTGAGCCGTTCTCGCGAATCATGGCTGCTGTCGCTGGGCTCGGTGATGACGCGGTATTGCATCTACGTGCCCCATTCGAGCCGGTGCCGCTGTTCGGAGTGATGGAGAAGCGCGGCTTTGGTCACAAGGTCGAGCAGCATGCCGATGATGATTGGTCGGTCTGGTTCTTTCGGCGAAAGGAACCAATCGAGCCCTCGGCAACGGCACCAGCAACGGCACCAGCAACGGCACCAGCAACGGCACCAGCAACGGCGTCGGCACCTGTCGCACCACGAATCGTGATGAGCGACAGCGCGGACAACCGTGTCACGGCACGGACGGAAGTGTGGCTCGACGTCCGCGACCTCGAACCTCCAGAGCCACTGGTGCGCACGCTGGAAGCGCTCGAGACGCTGCCTGTTGATAGCATGCTGGTCCAGGTCAATCAGCGTGTCCCACAGTTCCTTCTACCAATCCTGAGAGAGCGAGGATTTCACTTCATCATAGACGAACCAGAGACCAGCGAAGTCCAGGTGAGAATCTGGCGCAACGCATAG
- a CDS encoding heavy metal translocating P-type ATPase encodes MRRSKVTNWYNSPAVIPGLATAFVLGGLAAWILRLPVWAHHIWMAGLVAGGAIVVTGTIRGALHGRWASDIVAAMAIVTSVVMDQPLAGLIVVVMQTGGEALERYAEGRASRAVQELEADRPKSAHVLRGGEVSDIRADEIVVGDRVIVRAGELIPCDGIVEEGRSELDTSRLTGESLPQSIEPGVPVSSGSINGDRLFTMRATAIAEASQYERIVQLVRAALETKAPFQRIADRYAVWFTPITLVVAVVAAATTGDYQRFLAVLVVATPCPLILAPPIAIIGGINRAARRQIIVRNGAAIERLATANVAVLDKTGTLTIGKPVVHAVIPHPPFSRADVLRLAGAVEQGAAHLLARTLTDAAKAENASLPPVRDVVEAPGRGVTGSIGDDTVMVGSHGFIAERLTLDADNSIPEDSSVGLKAYVAINGRFAGVVAYDEQLRESVPAILSDLESLDIPRVLLLSGDHGDNARAIAKSLGITEVRGDMKPGDKVDVVKELTAAGARVLMVGDGTNDAPALSAATVGIALAGHGGGVTAEAADLVILVDDLGRVPEAIRISRHSMKIARESVWAGLGLSGIAMLFAAAGKIAPVPGALLQEVIDIAVIINALRASAGPRRPVQRPIK; translated from the coding sequence GTGCGACGGAGCAAGGTCACCAACTGGTACAATTCTCCGGCTGTAATTCCCGGCCTGGCGACGGCCTTTGTCCTGGGTGGTCTCGCGGCATGGATCCTCAGGTTACCCGTATGGGCCCATCACATATGGATGGCTGGGCTGGTTGCGGGTGGTGCAATCGTCGTGACGGGCACCATCCGCGGTGCGCTGCACGGCAGGTGGGCGTCGGACATCGTCGCGGCCATGGCGATCGTCACATCTGTCGTCATGGACCAGCCCCTGGCCGGCCTCATCGTGGTGGTAATGCAAACTGGCGGCGAGGCGCTCGAGCGATATGCGGAGGGTCGAGCATCGCGTGCGGTTCAGGAGCTCGAGGCGGATCGTCCCAAATCAGCCCACGTTCTGCGCGGCGGCGAAGTATCCGATATCAGAGCAGACGAGATTGTCGTCGGCGACAGGGTAATCGTACGCGCCGGCGAACTGATACCGTGCGACGGAATCGTCGAAGAGGGTAGATCCGAGCTCGACACATCAAGGCTCACCGGTGAATCGCTGCCGCAGTCGATCGAGCCGGGCGTACCGGTCAGTAGCGGAAGCATCAACGGCGATCGGTTGTTCACGATGCGCGCCACTGCGATCGCCGAGGCCAGTCAGTATGAGCGCATCGTGCAGCTCGTTCGGGCGGCACTGGAAACCAAGGCGCCGTTTCAACGGATCGCGGATCGCTACGCCGTCTGGTTCACGCCAATCACGCTCGTGGTAGCTGTTGTCGCGGCGGCAACCACGGGAGACTATCAGAGATTCCTGGCGGTGCTCGTCGTCGCGACACCATGCCCCCTCATACTCGCCCCGCCGATCGCGATAATCGGGGGAATCAATCGTGCGGCCCGGCGTCAGATAATCGTGCGCAACGGCGCGGCAATCGAGCGACTCGCGACCGCCAATGTTGCCGTGCTCGACAAGACCGGCACACTGACGATCGGAAAGCCCGTAGTTCATGCAGTCATTCCACATCCACCATTCTCGCGCGCAGACGTATTGCGTCTGGCCGGCGCCGTGGAGCAGGGCGCCGCCCATCTGCTCGCACGTACACTCACCGACGCAGCGAAGGCGGAGAATGCGTCTCTACCACCCGTTCGGGATGTCGTTGAAGCTCCCGGCCGCGGCGTCACCGGGAGTATCGGCGACGATACGGTGATGGTCGGCTCGCACGGTTTCATTGCTGAGCGTCTGACGCTGGACGCCGATAACTCGATTCCCGAGGATTCCTCCGTCGGACTCAAGGCGTATGTCGCGATCAATGGAAGATTCGCTGGCGTGGTGGCATACGACGAGCAGCTGCGAGAGAGCGTGCCAGCAATTCTCTCCGATCTCGAGTCACTCGACATTCCACGCGTCCTGCTGCTGTCAGGCGATCACGGTGACAATGCCCGTGCGATAGCAAAGTCGCTCGGCATTACCGAAGTTCGCGGCGATATGAAACCGGGAGACAAGGTTGATGTAGTAAAGGAGTTGACCGCAGCGGGTGCTCGCGTTCTGATGGTGGGTGACGGCACCAACGATGCACCGGCGTTGAGCGCCGCAACCGTCGGAATAGCGCTCGCAGGTCACGGCGGCGGTGTCACTGCGGAGGCAGCCGATCTCGTGATTCTGGTCGACGATCTGGGCCGCGTACCCGAAGCGATTCGCATCAGTCGCCACAGCATGAAGATCGCACGAGAAAGCGTCTGGGCCGGACTTGGGCTCAGTGGAATCGCAATGCTGTTCGCGGCCGCTGGCAAGATCGCGCCAGTGCCCGGCGCGCTGCTTCAGGAAGTGATCGACATCGCGGTGATAATCAACGCACTACGCGCCAGTGCTGGCCCGCGACGACCCGTTCAGCGACCCATCAAGTAA
- a CDS encoding Mrp/NBP35 family ATP-binding protein: MATAEPDIELDVDKVRSALGDVHYPGLTRDVVSFGMVKHVSVCGTQVKVQLGLRTTDESIPERLSVAVRDRLSAMGATLVTVEIVKPDPPTRPVPHAPDSGHARAGVPDPWADRVRLSNVRDIIAVGAGKGGVGKSTVAVSLALALVRAGFVVGLLDADIYGPSVPILLGIENGAQQVRVTADKHIIPVEVLGLTLISFGFFLGEGSPAIWRGPMVSKAVKQFARGVEWPQLDVLVVDLPPGTGDIPLSLVQAVEVSGAIVVTQPQRLAAVEAQKAGDMFAKLDVPVLGVVENMSGAFGSGGGNIVATALNVPLLGTVPFDALAVGEGDAGTPTVITRGDSEFARSFDAIAHRVVNALGWQLAQGEAVAE, from the coding sequence ATGGCAACAGCTGAGCCAGATATCGAGCTCGACGTTGATAAGGTACGCAGCGCGCTCGGAGACGTTCACTACCCCGGGCTGACGCGCGATGTCGTGTCGTTCGGGATGGTGAAGCACGTCTCCGTGTGCGGGACCCAGGTCAAGGTTCAGCTGGGGCTCCGCACCACGGACGAGTCCATCCCCGAGCGGCTCAGCGTCGCGGTCCGGGATCGCCTCTCCGCAATGGGCGCGACACTCGTCACGGTCGAGATAGTCAAACCGGATCCACCGACCAGGCCAGTTCCGCACGCTCCTGACTCCGGACACGCTCGCGCCGGAGTACCGGACCCATGGGCGGACCGCGTCAGACTGAGCAACGTCCGCGACATCATCGCCGTCGGCGCGGGAAAGGGCGGCGTTGGAAAGAGTACGGTCGCAGTCAGCCTTGCCCTTGCGCTCGTTCGCGCGGGATTCGTGGTCGGCCTTCTCGACGCCGATATCTACGGCCCCAGTGTGCCGATCCTGCTCGGAATCGAGAACGGCGCGCAACAGGTTCGCGTGACCGCCGACAAGCACATAATTCCGGTCGAGGTGCTGGGACTCACGCTCATCAGCTTTGGTTTCTTCCTGGGCGAGGGGTCGCCGGCGATCTGGCGCGGCCCCATGGTATCGAAGGCGGTGAAGCAGTTCGCGCGTGGAGTGGAATGGCCGCAGCTCGACGTACTCGTCGTCGATCTGCCGCCGGGCACGGGCGACATTCCGCTCAGTCTCGTGCAGGCCGTCGAAGTATCCGGTGCAATCGTTGTCACGCAACCGCAACGGCTCGCAGCTGTCGAGGCGCAGAAGGCGGGAGACATGTTCGCGAAGCTGGATGTGCCCGTACTGGGCGTCGTGGAAAACATGTCAGGCGCGTTTGGCAGCGGCGGCGGTAACATCGTCGCGACCGCGCTGAACGTGCCGCTGCTCGGAACAGTCCCATTCGATGCACTGGCGGTGGGCGAGGGAGACGCAGGCACTCCGACTGTAATCACGCGAGGCGACAGCGAGTTCGCCAGAAGCTTCGACGCGATCGCGCACAGAGTCGTCAACGCGCTTGGCTGGCAGCTCGCGCAAGGCGAGGCAGTCGCAGAGTGA
- the pnuC gene encoding nicotinamide riboside transporter PnuC, with protein sequence MTVCLWLTAHGSSCLEAVAVIFGIISVYLGTRENIWSWPTALVNVALFFALFLESGLYSDTGLQVVYFVLSLYGWYEWLYGGAGRTAITVTRTSRRTWTVLAGIGVVVWALLGTITSRLPGTALPYVDAATTTVSLLAQWMMTRKLIENWLIWIAVDVVYVGMFIYKGLYLTAFNYGIYLVLAVMGYFAWKRSLAATA encoded by the coding sequence GTGACAGTCTGCCTGTGGCTCACGGCGCATGGGTCCAGTTGCCTGGAGGCTGTCGCGGTCATCTTTGGTATCATCAGCGTCTACCTCGGCACGCGCGAGAATATCTGGAGCTGGCCAACTGCGCTCGTCAACGTGGCGCTCTTCTTTGCGCTCTTCCTCGAGTCCGGTCTGTACTCGGATACGGGGCTGCAGGTAGTCTATTTCGTCCTGTCACTGTACGGGTGGTACGAATGGCTGTACGGTGGTGCCGGTCGTACTGCGATCACTGTAACGCGCACGTCGCGAAGGACGTGGACCGTGCTGGCCGGAATCGGCGTCGTGGTATGGGCGTTGCTCGGAACCATCACGTCCCGGCTGCCGGGAACAGCACTGCCGTACGTCGACGCCGCGACCACGACTGTGAGTCTGCTGGCTCAGTGGATGATGACCCGCAAGCTCATCGAGAACTGGTTGATCTGGATTGCCGTCGATGTGGTGTACGTCGGCATGTTCATCTATAAGGGGCTGTATCTCACCGCATTCAATTATGGGATCTATCTCGTCCTGGCGGTGATGGGCTACTTCGCATGGAAACGATCGCTCGCGGCGACGGCTTGA
- a CDS encoding plastocyanin/azurin family copper-binding protein: MNRSGLKSSFVVLSLLVIGACGGGEKKGESEAGAPASSSQSSSPSGDVAAPTGKVVVVELNSDAQGNYFKPAKFEVHRGDVIRFTLKSGVHNVHFLPDSNPGKTNLPPASDFLQLPDQTLDVPVNLAPGKYYFQCDPHAALGMHGYVEVER, translated from the coding sequence GTGAATCGTTCAGGTCTCAAGTCGAGCTTTGTCGTACTCTCCCTATTAGTGATCGGCGCGTGTGGGGGCGGGGAAAAGAAGGGAGAGAGCGAGGCGGGAGCTCCAGCGTCTTCGTCGCAGTCGTCGTCCCCGAGTGGCGACGTGGCTGCTCCGACTGGAAAAGTGGTGGTCGTCGAGCTCAACAGCGACGCGCAGGGCAACTATTTCAAGCCTGCGAAATTCGAAGTGCATCGCGGTGACGTGATCCGGTTCACTCTGAAGAGCGGAGTGCATAACGTGCACTTCCTGCCTGATTCCAATCCCGGCAAGACAAACCTCCCTCCGGCGAGTGATTTCCTTCAGCTGCCGGATCAGACTCTGGATGTCCCCGTCAACCTGGCACCGGGAAAGTACTATTTTCAGTGTGATCCACACGCAGCGCTGGGGATGCACGGATACGTGGAGGTAGAACGCTGA